Proteins encoded within one genomic window of Halodesulfurarchaeum formicicum:
- a CDS encoding CDC48 family AAA ATPase, with protein sequence MSGTPAIEAVLREAQPRDAGQGVIRLSRAAMRELGVLSGESVRIVGAETTVARVWPGRSDLGPNELRADGELRANAGVAVGDRVKITPVELAEADSVTLVPTADPGVDPGTLEQAVGRRLRNRSLRTSQQVKVDSLGEFRVTATDPTGPVRVTEETVVHLGAAEDAAADVGVTYEDIGGLDDELAAVRELIEAPLSEPELFQRLGIDAPKGVLLFGPPGTGKTRIARAVANEADAHFISISGPEIVTKYKGESEQRIRSVFEEAREQAPSVIFFDELDAIAGKRDDGGDMENRIVAQLLSELDGLAARGEVVVIGATNRVDAIDPALRRPGRFDREVEIGVPDREGREEILHIHTRGMPLTEDVDIPALAERTHGFVGADLQALVVEAAMVAMGRYRDDEAELSVTRQDFEAALSAVEPSAMREFVAEMPATSFADIGGLEDVKQALREAVEWPRTHRELFEATSTDPPSGILLYGPPGTGKTMLARAVASESGVNFIRVAGPELFDRYVGESERAVRELFERARQAAPTVVFLDELDAIAGRRGDTQEVTERVVSQLLTELDGAAADPNLIVLGATNRLEAIDPALRRPGRLERQLLVPEPGREARLAILRVKTEDKPLAADVDLEALADDLAGYTGADIDALVREASMRAIREAVEEGIEDGGAITVTPGHFEAAIAAVDPDGTGGRENDTLSPQHS encoded by the coding sequence ATGAGCGGGACTCCGGCCATCGAGGCCGTTCTGCGGGAGGCCCAGCCGCGGGATGCTGGACAGGGAGTGATCAGGCTCTCCCGGGCCGCGATGCGCGAACTGGGGGTGTTGAGCGGCGAGTCGGTCCGGATCGTCGGCGCGGAGACGACCGTGGCACGGGTCTGGCCGGGGCGGAGCGACCTCGGACCCAACGAACTGCGGGCTGACGGAGAACTCCGGGCCAACGCCGGTGTGGCCGTCGGCGACCGCGTCAAGATCACGCCGGTCGAACTCGCGGAAGCCGACTCGGTCACGCTGGTTCCAACCGCCGACCCCGGCGTCGACCCTGGGACCCTCGAACAGGCCGTGGGCAGACGTCTCAGAAATCGCTCGCTTCGGACGTCCCAGCAGGTGAAAGTCGACTCGCTGGGCGAGTTTCGCGTGACGGCTACCGATCCCACGGGCCCGGTTCGGGTCACCGAGGAGACTGTCGTCCACCTCGGCGCGGCCGAGGACGCCGCAGCCGACGTGGGGGTCACCTACGAGGACATCGGCGGACTCGATGACGAACTGGCGGCCGTGCGCGAACTCATCGAAGCGCCCCTTTCCGAGCCCGAACTGTTCCAGCGACTCGGTATCGACGCCCCGAAGGGGGTGCTCCTCTTCGGGCCGCCGGGGACCGGCAAGACCCGAATCGCCCGGGCCGTCGCCAACGAGGCCGACGCGCATTTCATCTCGATCTCCGGGCCCGAGATCGTCACGAAGTACAAAGGCGAGTCCGAACAGCGGATCCGGAGTGTCTTCGAGGAGGCTCGCGAGCAGGCCCCGAGCGTGATCTTCTTCGACGAACTCGACGCAATCGCCGGGAAGCGAGATGACGGTGGGGACATGGAGAACCGGATCGTCGCCCAGCTTCTCTCGGAACTCGATGGGCTTGCGGCCCGCGGTGAGGTCGTCGTCATCGGCGCGACGAATCGCGTGGACGCGATCGATCCCGCGCTCCGGCGGCCTGGCCGGTTCGATCGCGAGGTCGAGATCGGGGTCCCCGATCGTGAGGGCCGCGAGGAGATCCTCCACATTCACACCCGCGGCATGCCCCTGACCGAGGACGTGGACATCCCGGCGCTGGCCGAACGGACCCATGGGTTCGTCGGAGCGGACCTGCAGGCACTGGTCGTCGAGGCCGCGATGGTCGCCATGGGGCGATATCGGGACGACGAGGCGGAGCTCTCGGTCACCCGCCAGGATTTCGAAGCCGCGTTGTCGGCGGTCGAGCCCTCCGCGATGCGGGAGTTCGTCGCCGAGATGCCGGCCACCTCGTTTGCCGATATCGGTGGGCTCGAGGACGTCAAACAGGCGCTTCGGGAGGCCGTCGAGTGGCCACGTACCCACCGCGAACTCTTCGAGGCCACGTCGACCGATCCACCGTCGGGCATCCTGCTCTACGGGCCGCCGGGAACCGGGAAGACGATGCTCGCCCGAGCCGTCGCGAGCGAGAGCGGGGTCAACTTCATCCGGGTCGCGGGACCGGAGCTTTTCGACCGCTACGTCGGGGAGTCGGAACGAGCGGTCCGCGAGCTCTTCGAGCGAGCTCGCCAGGCCGCACCCACGGTGGTCTTTCTGGACGAACTCGATGCCATCGCGGGTCGACGGGGTGACACCCAGGAGGTCACCGAGCGGGTCGTCTCCCAGCTTTTGACCGAACTTGACGGGGCGGCCGCGGATCCGAACCTGATCGTTCTCGGGGCGACCAACCGGCTCGAAGCGATCGACCCCGCACTGCGCCGCCCGGGTCGGCTGGAACGGCAGCTCCTCGTGCCCGAACCGGGCCGGGAGGCTCGCCTGGCGATCCTCCGAGTCAAAACCGAGGACAAACCGCTGGCCGCGGACGTCGATCTCGAAGCCCTCGCCGACGACCTGGCCGGGTACACGGGCGCGGACATCGATGCGCTTGTGCGTGAAGCCTCCATGCGAGCGATCCGGGAGGCGGTCGAGGAGGGCATCGAGGACGGTGGAGCGATTACCGTCACACCCGGGCACTTCGAGGCCGCGATAGCTGCCGTCGATCCGGACGGAACTGGTGGCCGAGAAAACGACACGCTCTCCCCGCAGCACTCGTAA
- a CDS encoding HAD family hydrolase — translation MTCAVVFDMDGVIVDTEQYWIEAEREILDTALPAGHDVDPLDITGINVHDQYDLLAEEYDLQVSQEAYFDLFDREAEGVYERADLLAGFHDLLDAIRARSVPIGLATSSYPRWIDIVFESHDLDGRFDQVLSAANLDGPGKPAPLIYETIAERLDREPTDLIVVEDSENGIAAAASAGAYTVAYAAHGTDDGTDRSPADEVVETPTGLEERVLALLDGE, via the coding sequence ATGACTTGTGCTGTCGTCTTCGACATGGACGGGGTGATCGTCGACACCGAGCAGTACTGGATCGAGGCCGAGCGGGAGATCCTGGATACTGCCTTGCCCGCCGGCCACGACGTCGATCCGCTTGACATCACCGGGATCAACGTCCACGATCAGTACGACCTGCTGGCCGAGGAGTATGACCTGCAGGTCTCCCAAGAGGCGTACTTCGATCTTTTCGATCGGGAGGCCGAGGGCGTCTACGAGCGGGCCGACCTCCTCGCCGGCTTTCATGACCTGCTCGATGCGATCCGGGCGCGTTCGGTCCCCATCGGGCTCGCGACCTCCTCGTATCCCCGGTGGATCGACATCGTCTTCGAGAGCCACGATCTGGACGGCCGCTTTGACCAGGTACTCAGCGCTGCGAACCTCGACGGTCCGGGTAAACCAGCGCCGCTGATCTACGAGACGATCGCCGAGCGCCTGGACCGGGAGCCGACCGATCTAATCGTCGTCGAGGACTCCGAGAACGGCATCGCGGCTGCCGCCAGCGCCGGGGCCTACACGGTTGCCTACGCTGCTCACGGGACAGACGACGGCACCGACCGCTCACCAGCCGACGAGGTGGTCGAGACCCCGACGGGACTCGAAGAACGCGTGCTGGCGCTTCTCGACGGCGAATAA